DNA sequence from the Methanothermobacter sp. genome:
GTGAACATGTCCCCCGTGGATACCCCTGAGGCGAGGTTCACTGCACCACCACCGTATTTTTCACCGGCGTCCTTTGCAACCTCCTCGAAGACCTTTCCAACTATGTAGGTGGCTGAGTAACCATCCCTTATCATCTTACCTATGTTCACCGCTGTCTCCTGGCGCACCCTTGTTGCGGTACCATACTTGGGGTTACCATGTGTGTTCCTGAGGTGTATTATTGCCCCCTTCTTCCCTGGTGGGAGGACAGCAATACCTCCTGAGTATGGTGTCACCGTTATTGTACCGTCATCCTCCACGATAACCACGTAGGCATCGAAGGATCCACCAACAGCCGCACCTATACCAGGGCCGCCACACATTACCCTTATTCCAGGGTAACTGTTTGCTGCTGATGCTGCCTCTGCGGCTGTGGCCCCATTCTCAAGGCGGTTTATAACATCCATTATCGCCATGAGCCTCGTTATAGACTCGCCTTCACCCCCAGAGAGGACAGCGAAACGTTTCTCCTTGGACATGAGAAAGGTGGACTGGAACATGTTCTGTGCAAAGGACATACTCCCTGCTGCTGCCCCGTTGGGGTCCACACCTGTTGGGTCCGTTATTACGATGACGTTCATCGTGGCGGATACCGGACCTATAAGGAGGTTAAATATGAATATCAGGGTGATTAACTTTGAAATTTTATGCACCGGTTACCCTCCTGTTCTGTTGGTGATCTTAACGGTCGAAAAGTCCTCGATGACATTAACCGTCACTATACCAGTTCTGGTGTCCACCTTCACGTCTGCAGCCGCTATTGGTGTGACACGTGTTCCGGGTATTGTTGTTCTCTTAACAAATTTCTCTGCGTTTTCTATTGCCTCGCTCAGGGGAACCTTCCTCTTGGATGTTACAAGTATATCCCCCTTTATGTAGCTCCCTGGTCTGAATCCAGCAGCATACACGTTGGTCTTTATAGATGAGAGTGGAACTATGTCGTTACCCTTCACTATGACACCCGCTATTGGAACTCCCCCTGTATCCTCCATTGATGAGGCATAGGCAAGGTAGGTCATAACGCGCCCCGATAGGATGAGTATGAAGGCTAGGAGGAGTATCACAAGCGTGTCCCTTCTGATCTTTATGAGCATTACACTTCACCTTTAAACTGCACTTCATTACAGTTACTGAATATTAATTCTCGGCTCAAGGTTTATAAAGATTGAGCAGCATGAGATGGTGCTGGACTGGTATGCTGATAAAATATCCGGCGGCCATAAAAAAGTTAATTCAGGAGTTTTTACTGGTTAAACCTTCTATAACCTCCGTTGCAGGGTCCATTCCCTGGGCCCCAAGGAGGAGAACCGTATCACTGGGCTTTGCATTTTCCAGAACTCTTCTGAGTGCCTCCCTCAGATTTTCGATATGGGTATACCTTATCCCATTCTCATCCAGAACACCCAGGAAGACCCTCCTCTCGTTTTCAAGGACCCTGTTCTGCTCATCAACAAGGTCGCTGCTTGATGTTATCACCAGCTCAACATCAAGACCCTTCACTGAGTCTGCCAGGGCCTCTGCATTCATGATATTGATGTCCTCCCCCCTGGATCCCCTTATGGCATTCACAACCCAAAGCCTTCCATTGATGTCAGAGGCCGCGCTTTTAACCGTTGCCCTTATGCCGTCCGGGTTGTGGGCGAAATCGTCAATGACCCGGGGATTATCCATGAGAAGAGTGAATCTCCTCTTAAGTGGCCTGTAAGTTTTAACACCCATCCTCACATCCTCATATGAGAATCCCAGTTCCAGTGCCGCTGTGACCGCTGCAAGGGTGTTCTGTATGAAGTGTTCACCGGTGAATGGGAGTTCATCTCTCTGAACTACAGGATCGTCTCCACAGTAGATCCCATCACCAGTGTACCTTACAGTTCCATGGGATCCATAGAAGACCGTCCTGAGGAGGGGGTTAACATCTGCCATTGCCCTGACCCTCTCATCATCGGAGTTCAGTACAGCAACCCCTGATTCAACTGCCCTGAGGGCTCCTGAAACCTCCCTGAAGACGTCATCCACCGATTCAACGAGTCCTATGTGGTCCATTGCAACGTTGGTTATGACAATCATCTCTGGCTGGATTGATGAGGTCATGATGTGGGCGTGGTCTCTCATGACCCTTCCAAGCCAGCCCTGAACCTCTGAAACCTCGATGACCATGAATTCCAGCTGCTCCTTACTGGCAGCCTCTGCTATCT
Encoded proteins:
- a CDS encoding Mur ligase family protein, which encodes MDIEEIAERVSGKLVGSGGEFRGKFTTLGAAEEGDIVIRHWIDDRGIQIASERGVAAIITQDLRSDTGVLDVPIILVDRIEIANALALSWTINRFASSSRRIAVTGTNGKSTTTHMINHIITTAGRSSYTNTDSRSEFNTLIDPVVAQQIAEAASKEQLEFMVIEVSEVQGWLGRVMRDHAHIMTSSIQPEMIVITNVAMDHIGLVESVDDVFREVSGALRAVESGVAVLNSDDERVRAMADVNPLLRTVFYGSHGTVRYTGDGIYCGDDPVVQRDELPFTGEHFIQNTLAAVTAALELGFSYEDVRMGVKTYRPLKRRFTLLMDNPRVIDDFAHNPDGIRATVKSAASDINGRLWVVNAIRGSRGEDINIMNAEALADSVKGLDVELVITSSSDLVDEQNRVLENERRVFLGVLDENGIRYTHIENLREALRRVLENAKPSDTVLLLGAQGMDPATEVIEGLTSKNS